One Bacteroidales bacterium DNA window includes the following coding sequences:
- a CDS encoding T9SS type A sorting domain-containing protein: MKTYTLRLLQFQPHILSFTLLVMLLNLGAIAQSSYIYIYAPFNGQVTYRNSPMDISWYSYGADTVNISYSTNAGASWTEIADNVTGIYYSWTIPNILSDQCLLRLTSASEPTVFGEVFFSIVETPLLTLTTPNGGETWNFGEIANVSWTGTNLPYYLYIDYSIDGGINWMNLGSGYSEPGGGSAQVYVPFLSSSEVLVKIYDPYYPEVTFDISDQYFTIFTPPVIMNSPNDGDAFYIGEESYFSWIANDISLVNIDLSTDGGASWQSMATDIDAANGYYYWTVQGTPSANCLIRVSDASDPTKFGLSGTFTLLATPVITLSSPQGGEIFNTNQPVTINWTYDNPNSFYLFLEYSSDNGQNWNYIDFPVNAGLTGSYQWTTPMIESDQYKIRISDYYLPFVTQSSNAFSVLNFPETPICMVTVDSASNRNVIVWEKPVSPLINQFVVYKETDVADVYNPIGTLNYSDFSTFTDTSSNPAVKSYRYKLGFTDGAGHTFPAGDLHQTIHLSINQGVGSTWNLIWTDYLGFNVGSYAIYRGTSPGQMSLITSISSSFNSYTDLDAPAGTIYYMVEVVNPNGCTPFKASNFSSSRSNIATNKSVGIGSIPAELKATVYPNPATDKVFVKISGIRTENAITVQLSNMLGKVVYHKELQNNEVNETIQVPVSQLQEGIYMLSVTSGDQKLARKVVVNH, encoded by the coding sequence ATGAAAACTTATACCCTCAGATTATTACAATTTCAGCCGCACATCCTTAGCTTTACCTTGTTGGTGATGCTGCTGAACCTGGGTGCTATAGCACAATCTTCCTATATTTATATTTATGCACCCTTCAATGGACAGGTTACCTACCGGAATAGCCCGATGGATATTTCGTGGTATTCCTATGGTGCCGATACTGTTAATATCAGTTATTCTACCAATGCAGGAGCCAGCTGGACTGAGATTGCGGACAATGTTACAGGGATTTATTATTCCTGGACCATCCCAAATATACTGTCTGATCAGTGTTTGCTGAGGTTGACTTCGGCAAGTGAGCCTACCGTTTTCGGAGAAGTTTTTTTCAGCATTGTGGAAACCCCTTTACTTACATTAACCACCCCAAATGGAGGTGAGACCTGGAACTTTGGGGAAATTGCAAACGTTTCATGGACCGGGACCAATCTTCCTTATTACCTGTATATCGATTATTCAATTGATGGAGGTATTAACTGGATGAACCTGGGAAGCGGGTACAGTGAACCTGGCGGAGGATCAGCACAGGTTTATGTTCCTTTCCTCAGTTCCAGTGAAGTTCTCGTGAAAATATATGACCCTTATTATCCAGAGGTTACCTTTGATATAAGTGATCAGTACTTCACCATTTTTACCCCACCAGTTATTATGAATTCTCCGAATGACGGGGATGCTTTTTATATTGGGGAAGAGTCCTATTTTTCATGGATAGCCAATGATATAAGCCTTGTAAATATTGACCTGTCAACAGATGGGGGAGCCAGTTGGCAATCAATGGCTACTGATATTGATGCGGCAAATGGTTATTATTACTGGACAGTGCAAGGTACTCCTTCTGCAAACTGCCTGATCAGGGTTTCGGATGCATCTGATCCTACTAAATTCGGATTAAGCGGAACCTTCACTTTGCTTGCTACCCCGGTAATCACCCTTAGCTCACCTCAGGGAGGAGAAATCTTTAATACCAACCAACCTGTTACCATTAACTGGACTTACGACAACCCCAATTCATTTTATTTATTCCTGGAATACTCTTCCGATAACGGCCAGAACTGGAACTACATCGATTTCCCTGTAAATGCAGGTCTTACAGGTAGTTACCAATGGACTACCCCTATGATTGAATCAGACCAGTATAAAATCAGGATCAGCGATTATTATCTTCCTTTTGTGACACAGAGCAGCAATGCTTTCAGTGTGCTCAACTTCCCTGAAACCCCTATCTGTATGGTAACCGTGGATAGTGCCAGCAACCGCAATGTAATTGTTTGGGAGAAGCCTGTTTCTCCACTTATCAACCAGTTCGTCGTCTATAAGGAAACCGATGTAGCTGATGTGTATAACCCTATTGGAACCCTCAATTACAGTGATTTCTCAACCTTTACAGATACCAGTTCCAACCCGGCTGTGAAATCCTACCGGTATAAACTTGGATTCACAGATGGCGCAGGACATACTTTCCCGGCTGGGGACTTACACCAGACGATACATTTATCCATCAATCAGGGTGTTGGCAGTACCTGGAACCTGATATGGACCGATTACCTTGGTTTTAACGTAGGTTCCTATGCAATCTACCGGGGCACATCACCGGGACAGATGAGCCTGATTACTTCCATTTCTTCCAGCTTTAATTCATACACTGACCTGGATGCTCCAGCAGGAACCATTTACTACATGGTAGAAGTGGTTAATCCAAACGGTTGCACTCCTTTCAAAGCATCAAACTTCAGTAGCTCCCGTTCGAATATTGCCACCAATAAATCAGTGGGAATCGGTTCAATACCTGCAGAGCTCAAGGCAACAGTTTATCCTAATCCTGCTACAGATAAAGTCTTTGTGAAAATTTCAGGCATTCGGACAGAGAATGCCATTACTGTTCAACTTAGCAATATGCTGGGAAAGGTTGTTTATCATAAGGAACTTCAAAACAACGAAGTCAATGAAACAATACAGGTGCCCGTAAGTCAGCTTCAGGAAGGAATCTACATGTTATCTGTTACTTCCGGAGATCAGAAACTGGCCCGGAAAGTGGTGGTAAACCATTGA
- a CDS encoding protein-tyrosine-phosphatase has protein sequence MTERPNILVVCGRNKKRSRTAEYIFKNDDRFNIRSAGLSPKSDRKISENDLNWANIIFVMEAGQRAKIWGLYRHLELPTIEVLNIPDNYEFMNEELIEMLSERINDKLKIVYNI, from the coding sequence ATGACAGAAAGACCTAACATATTAGTAGTTTGTGGCAGAAATAAAAAGCGTAGCAGGACAGCGGAATACATTTTTAAAAATGATGACCGTTTCAATATTCGTTCAGCTGGACTAAGCCCCAAAAGTGATAGAAAAATTTCCGAAAATGATTTGAATTGGGCGAACATAATTTTTGTTATGGAAGCTGGACAACGAGCAAAAATATGGGGTCTATACAGACATTTAGAATTACCAACAATTGAAGTTCTCAACATCCCCGACAACTATGAATTTATGAATGAAGAACTTATAGAAATGCTTTCTGAAAGAATAAATGATAAGTTGAAAATAGTTTACAATATCTAG